Proteins encoded by one window of Ulvibacter sp. MAR_2010_11:
- the gyrB gene encoding DNA topoisomerase (ATP-hydrolyzing) subunit B — MSEEQKKGSYGADSIQALEGMEHVRMRPSMYIGDVGVRGLHHLVYEVVDNSIDEAMGGHCDTIDVWINEDNSVTVKDNGRGIPVDIHKKEGVSALEVVMTKIGAGGKFDKDSYKVSGGLHGVGVSVVNALSENLKATVYRDGKIYEQEYERGKTMYPVKPVGETTERGTIVTFKPDSQIFQQSLDYNYDTLASRLRELSYLNKGITIHLTDKRHPDDNGEIVTETFHSDEGLKEFIRFLDGNREPLIADVISMEGEKNDIPVEVAMVYNTSYNENLHSYVNNINTHEGGTHLSGFRAGLTRTLKKYADASGMLDKLKFEIAGDDFREGLTAIISVKVAEPQFEGQTKTKLGNREVTAAVSQAVSEMLENYLEENPNDARTIVQKVILAATARHAARKAREMVQRKTVMSGGGLPGKLSDCSEQDPAKCEVFLVEGDSAGGTAKQGRDRNFQAILPLRGKILNVEKAMQHKVFENEEIRNIYTALGVTIGTEEDTKALNLDKLRYHKVVIMCDADVDGSHISTLILTFFFRYMKELVEGGYVYIATPPLYLVKKGAKKEYAWSDKERDMLNEKFGGSANIQRYKGLGEMNAEQLWDTTMNPEFRTLRQVTIDNGTEADRIFSMLMGDEVPPRREFIEKNAVYANIDA; from the coding sequence TGTGATACCATCGATGTGTGGATCAATGAAGACAACTCAGTTACGGTAAAAGATAACGGTCGGGGAATTCCGGTCGACATACATAAAAAAGAAGGCGTTTCGGCATTGGAGGTCGTTATGACCAAGATTGGTGCCGGGGGTAAATTCGACAAAGATTCTTATAAAGTTTCAGGAGGATTACACGGAGTTGGAGTTTCGGTAGTAAATGCACTTTCCGAAAATTTAAAAGCAACAGTATATCGCGACGGAAAAATCTACGAACAGGAATACGAACGCGGAAAGACAATGTATCCGGTAAAACCTGTAGGTGAAACCACCGAACGCGGTACCATAGTTACTTTTAAGCCGGACAGCCAGATATTTCAACAATCTTTAGACTATAATTACGATACTCTGGCAAGCAGATTACGGGAACTTTCTTATTTAAATAAAGGAATTACCATTCACTTGACCGATAAGCGTCATCCCGATGACAATGGTGAAATTGTAACTGAAACCTTTCACAGTGATGAAGGTTTAAAAGAATTTATTCGTTTTCTGGACGGAAACCGCGAGCCACTTATTGCCGATGTGATCTCCATGGAAGGCGAAAAGAATGATATTCCTGTTGAGGTTGCTATGGTTTATAATACATCGTACAACGAGAATTTACACAGCTACGTAAATAACATCAATACTCACGAAGGAGGAACGCATTTAAGCGGTTTTCGTGCAGGTTTGACTCGTACTTTGAAAAAATACGCCGATGCTTCGGGCATGCTTGACAAATTAAAATTTGAAATAGCCGGAGATGACTTTCGAGAAGGATTAACAGCTATTATTTCAGTAAAAGTAGCCGAACCTCAGTTTGAAGGGCAAACCAAAACCAAATTGGGTAATCGTGAAGTTACCGCTGCCGTGAGTCAGGCGGTTTCTGAAATGCTCGAAAATTATTTGGAGGAAAATCCAAACGACGCACGAACCATCGTTCAAAAAGTGATTTTGGCTGCTACCGCACGTCACGCAGCGCGTAAGGCACGTGAAATGGTGCAACGAAAAACCGTGATGAGCGGGGGAGGACTGCCAGGAAAACTTTCCGATTGTTCCGAACAGGATCCTGCAAAATGCGAAGTATTCCTCGTAGAGGGAGATTCGGCGGGAGGAACAGCCAAGCAAGGCCGTGACCGTAATTTTCAGGCGATTTTACCTTTGCGTGGAAAGATTTTGAATGTTGAAAAGGCCATGCAGCACAAGGTGTTCGAAAACGAAGAAATCAGAAATATATACACCGCTTTAGGGGTCACAATTGGAACCGAAGAGGATACTAAAGCATTAAACTTAGATAAATTACGCTATCACAAAGTAGTGATTATGTGTGATGCCGATGTAGACGGAAGCCACATTTCGACTTTAATTTTAACCTTTTTCTTCCGATATATGAAGGAATTGGTGGAAGGCGGTTATGTATATATCGCTACTCCTCCTTTGTATTTGGTGAAGAAGGGTGCGAAAAAAGAGTATGCCTGGAGCGATAAGGAACGCGATATGTTGAATGAGAAGTTTGGCGGCAGTGCAAACATTCAACGTTACAAAGGTCTTGGAGAAATGAACGCAGAACAATTATGGGATACCACCATGAATCCCGAATTCAGAACGCTGAGACAAGTAACCATCGACAACGGGACCGAAGCCGATAGAATCTTTTCTATGCTAATGGGCGACGAAGTACCGCCACGACGAGAATTTATTGAAAAAAACGCTGTCTATGCCAATATTGATGCCTAG